The following proteins are encoded in a genomic region of Corylus avellana chromosome ca4, CavTom2PMs-1.0:
- the LOC132178207 gene encoding putative glycine-rich cell wall structural protein 1: MGGKGGDGGGKGGGGGGGGGGGGGAGKGGGGGGSSKGGGSGGMMVAPGSGGGAHISRDTFESNPQGYFSVLSFALHSTRQQIFFRMGGKGGDGGGKGGGGGGGGGGGGGAGGGGAGKGGGGGGSSKGGGSGGMMVAPGSGGGAHISRDTFESNPQGYFSGLHSTGKRN; the protein is encoded by the exons ATGGGCGGCAAAGGAGGCGATGGCGGTGGCAAAGGaggcggtggcggtggtggaggaggtggtggtggaggagcTGGCAAAGGAGGTGGCGGAGGTGGCTCCTCAAAGGGTGGTGGCAGCGGTGGCATGATGGTTGCTCCGGGCAGTGGAGGAGGAGCCCATATCTCAAGGGACACTTTTGAGAGCAACCCACAAGGCTATTTTTCTG TTTTGTCATTCGCTTTACATTCTACTCGACAGCAAATATTTTTCCG AATGGGCGGCAAAGGAGGCGATGGCGGTGGCAAAGGaggcggtggcggtggtggaggaggtggtggtggaggagcTGGTGGTGGAGGAGCTGGTAAAGGAGGTGGCGGAGGTGGCTCCTCAAAGGGTGGTGGCAGCGGTGGCATGATGGTTGCTCCGGGCAGTGGAGGAGGAGCCCATATCTCAAGGGACACTTTTGAGAGCAACCCACAAGGCTATTTTTCTGGTCTGCACTCCACCggaaaaagaaactaa